The Microlunatus soli genome contains the following window.
GCAGCGCGAGGAGCATGTCGCGAAGATCTACCCGCAGGGCATGCACACCACGATCAAGGAAGGCATCGAGGAGAACCTCGGCGACCAGGTCAGCGTCCGCACCGTGACGCTGGACGATCCCGAACACGGCCTGACCGAGGAGCTGCTCGGCCAAACCGACGTGCTGCTGTGGTGGGGCCATGCTGCGCACCAGGACGTCGCCGACGAGATCGTCGAGCGGGTCTACCGGCACGTGCTCTCCGGGATGGGGCTGATCGTGCTGCACTCCGGGCACTGGTCCAAGATCTTCGGCAAGCTGATGGGCACCAGCTGCACCCTGCGCTGGCGCAGCGAGCACGACCGCGAGTTGGTCTGGACCATCGACCGTACTCACCCGATCGCCCGCGGCGTTCCGCATCCGATCGAGATCGAGGCCCAGGAGATGTACGGCGAACAGTTCGACATCCCGACCCCGGACGAGTTGATCTTCATCAGCTCCTTCACCGGTGGCGAGGTGTTCCGATCCGGCTGCACCTGGCGCCGCGGCAACGGCAGGGTCTTCTACTTCTCCCCGGGCGATCAGGACTACCCGGTCTACCACAACGCGGCAGTGCGTAAGGTGATCGCCAACGGTGTCGGCTGGGCACGACCTGTCGTCGAGCGCACCATGCCCACCCTGCGGAGGCATGAGGTAGGGCAGTTCAACGAAGGCCGGGAGTATCAGTCGCCCTGGCAGAACAAGGCGTAAAGGAACGCAGATGGCAACAGCACAGGGTTCGACCGGGCACGGCCCGATCAAGATCATCCAGATCGGTGCCGGTTCGATGGGGCGTGGCTGGCTGCGCACCATCGCCGACAACCCCGACGTCGAGCTGGTCGGTCTGGTCGACCTCGATCCCGATCTCGCCCGGCGGGCCGCCGACGAGGCGGGCCATCAGCAGGCGGTGATCGCTACCTCGCTGGATGCGCTCGACGTGTCGGCCGATGCGGTGATCAACGTGACGATCCCCGAGGCGCACGCCTCCACCAGTCAGCAGGCTCTCTTCGCCGGGCTGCCGGTGTTGTGTGAGAAGCCGATCGCTCCGACCGTGGCGGGCGGGTTGGCGATGGCGGCCGCGGCCGAGGCGTCCGGACGGCTGTTGATGATCAGTCAGTCGCGGCGTTACGTGAACTCCTTCACCCAGTATCGCCAGCTGGTCGGCGACCTCGGCCGGATCGGCACCGTCACCTGCGACTTCTTCAAGGCACCGCATTTCGGCGGATTCCGGGACGCCATGGAGCACCCGTTGCTGGTCGACATGGCGATCCACACCTTCGACGCGTCGCGGGCGTTGCTGGGCAACAATCCGGTCAGCGTCTACTGCGAGGAGTACAACCCCTCCTGGAGCTGGTACGACGGTGACGCCGCCGCCAACGCGATCTTCACCTTCGCCGACGGCACCCGCTTCGGCTATCACGGCAGCTGGTGCGCACCGGGACAGGAGACGTCCTGGAACGGTAACTGGCGGGTGAGCGCCGAAGCCGGTAGCGCCGCCTGGGACGGTGATCATGAACCGACCGCCGAGCGCATCGATGATCACGAGGTGAAGATCCCGCCGTCGCCGCAGACACCGGAGTACATCGCCGGCTCGCTGGTCGAATTCGTCGACCATCTGCGCAACGGCACTCGACCCGACACCCACGCTGCGGCCAACGTGCTCAGCCTGGCGATGGTCGAGGCGGCGGTCCGGTCGGCGAGCGTCAAGCAGCCGGTGCAGATCGCCGACGTGATCACCGCCGCCCACCGGCAAGCAACCGCCGATGATCACGGTCCGCGGATCCACGCCGTCCTGGAGTCCTGGGACGTGCTGGAGGTTGTCGGTCTTTCCGGCTAACGCAAACGGTCCTTCGACAAGCTCAGGATCCACAATGGGTCCTGAGGTTGTCGAAGGACCGTAGTAACGACCTTCCGAGATCCCTTACAGCGAAGCGATCGCCTCGTTCAGCGTCTTGGACGGCCGCATCACCTTCGCGGCCAGTTCGTCGTCCGGACGGTAGTAGCCACCGATGTCGGCGGGGGAGCCCTGGACGCCGTTCAGCTCACCGACGATCGTCTCCTCCTGACCGGCGAGCGTCTCGGCCAACGGTTTGAAGGCCGCAGCCAGCTCGGCATCCTCGGTCTGCTCGGCCAGCTCCTGCGCCCAGTAGCGCGCCAGATAGTAATGCGAGCCGCGGTTGTCGATCCCGCCGACCCGCCGGGTCGGTGACTTGTCCTCATTGAGGAAGGTGCCGGTGGCCCGGTCCAGGGTGTCGGCCAGCACCTGGGCCCGTGCGTTGTCGGCAAATCCGGCCAGGTGCTCGAAGCTGGCGGCCAGGGCGAAGAACTCGCCGAGGCTGTCCCAGCGCAGGTAGTTCTCCTTCACCAGCTGCTGCACGTGCTTCGGCGCCGAACCACCGGCACCGGTCTCGAAGAGACCGCCGCCGGCCATCAGCGGCACCACCGACAGCATCTTGGCCGACGTGCCCAGCTCCAGGATCGGGAACAGGTCGGTGTTGTAGTCACGCAGCACGTTGCCGGTCACCGAGATGGTGTCCTCGCCCTTGCGGATCCGCTCCAGCGAGTACGCCGTCGCCTCGGCCGGCGCCATGATCTTGATCTCCAGGCCGTCGGTGTCCAGCTCGGCCAGGTAGGTGTTCACCTTCTTGATCAGATTGGCGTCGTGGGCCCGGCCCTCGTCCAGCCAGAAGATCGCCGGCGCGCCACTGGCCTTGGCCCGGGTGACGGCGAGCTTGACCCAGTCCTTGATCGGAGCGTCCTTGGTCTGGCAGGCCCGCCAGATGTCACCGGTCCGGACCTCGTGCTTGATCAACTCGTTGCCGGCGCTGTCGACCACCCGGATGGTGCCGTCGGCTGGGGCCTCGAAGGTCTTGTCGTGTGAGCCGTATTCTTCGGCCTTCTGCGCCATCAGGCCGACGTTCGGCACCGAACCCATGGTGGCCGGGTCGAAGGCGCCGTTGGCCTTGCAGTCCTCGATCACAGTCTGGTAGACGCCGGCGTAGCTGGAGTCGGGGATCACCGCCAGGGTGTCGGCTTCCTCGCCCTCCGGGCCCCACATGTGACCGCCGATCCTGATCATGGCCGGCATCGAGGCGTCCACGATCACGTCGGACGGCACGTGCAGGTTGCTGATGCCACGGTCGGAGTCGACCATCGCCAGCTTCGGGCCGGACGCGAGACCGTCGGCGACCAGCTTCTTGATCGCCTCGCCGTCGGGCAACTTCTCCGCGGCGCTGAGCACCCAGCCGAGCCCGTCGTTGGCCGAGATGCCGGCCGAGGCGAGCTCCTCGCCGTACTTCTCGAACAGCGCCGGCAGGAAGGTCTTGACGGCGTGGCCGAAGATGATCGGGTCCGAGACCTTCATCATGGTGGCCTTCAGATGCAGCGAGAACAGCACGTCGTCGGCCTTGGCCGCGGCGATCTGCTCGGCCAGGAAGGCTTCCAGCGCGCTGACGCTGAGGAAGGTGCCGTCCACCACCTCGCCGGCCAGCACCGGCAGCTTCTCCTTCAGCACAGTCACCGTGCCGTCGGCGGCGACATGCTCGATCGTCAAGGTGTCGTCGGCCTCCAGGACCACCGACTGCTCGTTGGAGCGGAAGTCGTCGTGGCCCATGGTGGCGACCCGGGTCTTGGAATCGGCGCTCCAGGCGCCCATCCGATGCGGGTGGGCCTTGGCGTAGTTCTTCACCGACGCGGGCGCCCGGCGGTCGGAGTTGCCCTGCCGCAGCACCGGGTTGACCGCAGAGCCCTTGACGGCGTCGTACTTGGCCTGGATCTCGCGATCCTCGGCCGACTGCGCGCTCTCCGGGTAGTCGGGCAGGTCGTAGCCCTGATCCTGGAGTTCCTTGATGGCAGCCTTCAGCTGGGGGATCGAGGCCGACACGTTGGGCAGCTTGATGATGTTGGCCTCCGGCCGCTCGGCCAGTTCGCCCAGCTCGGCCAGCGCGTCCGGCTGCCGCTGCTCCGCGGTCAGGCGGTCCGGGAACTGGGAGATGATCCGCCCGGACAGCGAGATGTCCCGCGTCTCGACCTGGACCCCGGCCTTGGATGCATAGGCCTGGATGATCGGCAGGAACGAGTAGGTCGCCAACAGCGGCGCCTCGTCGGTGTGGGTGTAGATGATCGTGGCGCTGGGTGACGCTTCCATGGTTCGCCTGACTCCTGAACTGTCGGATCGGTGCCTGAACGATGCGATTGTTGAATGCCTTGACGTCAAGATACCCGAGACCGGTCCGCCGACCGAGTGCAGCACCTGCCCGCACGCCGTCGGAGGTTCTCGTGGCCCGGATTTGTCGGGACCGTCGATCCCGATAGCGTTGGGGATGCTCGCGAGCAGAAGGGGACCGCCAGAACATGGCCGAATTCATTTTCCAGCTGCAGAACGTCCGCAAGGCGTTGGGTGACAAGGTCATCCTGGACAACGTCACGCTGGATTTCCTGCCCGGCGCCAAGATCGGCGTCGTCGGCCCGAACGGCATGGGCAAGTCGACCCTGCTCAAGCTGATGGCCGGTATCGAGCAGCCCAACAACGGAGACGCGCGGCTGGCCAAGGACGCCTCGGTCGGCATCCTGATGC
Protein-coding sequences here:
- a CDS encoding ThuA domain-containing protein; translated protein: MTVSSTDLSYAPTDRPIRAVVWGENRHEQREEHVAKIYPQGMHTTIKEGIEENLGDQVSVRTVTLDDPEHGLTEELLGQTDVLLWWGHAAHQDVADEIVERVYRHVLSGMGLIVLHSGHWSKIFGKLMGTSCTLRWRSEHDRELVWTIDRTHPIARGVPHPIEIEAQEMYGEQFDIPTPDELIFISSFTGGEVFRSGCTWRRGNGRVFYFSPGDQDYPVYHNAAVRKVIANGVGWARPVVERTMPTLRRHEVGQFNEGREYQSPWQNKA
- a CDS encoding Gfo/Idh/MocA family protein; translation: MATAQGSTGHGPIKIIQIGAGSMGRGWLRTIADNPDVELVGLVDLDPDLARRAADEAGHQQAVIATSLDALDVSADAVINVTIPEAHASTSQQALFAGLPVLCEKPIAPTVAGGLAMAAAAEASGRLLMISQSRRYVNSFTQYRQLVGDLGRIGTVTCDFFKAPHFGGFRDAMEHPLLVDMAIHTFDASRALLGNNPVSVYCEEYNPSWSWYDGDAAANAIFTFADGTRFGYHGSWCAPGQETSWNGNWRVSAEAGSAAWDGDHEPTAERIDDHEVKIPPSPQTPEYIAGSLVEFVDHLRNGTRPDTHAAANVLSLAMVEAAVRSASVKQPVQIADVITAAHRQATADDHGPRIHAVLESWDVLEVVGLSG
- a CDS encoding NADP-dependent isocitrate dehydrogenase translates to MEASPSATIIYTHTDEAPLLATYSFLPIIQAYASKAGVQVETRDISLSGRIISQFPDRLTAEQRQPDALAELGELAERPEANIIKLPNVSASIPQLKAAIKELQDQGYDLPDYPESAQSAEDREIQAKYDAVKGSAVNPVLRQGNSDRRAPASVKNYAKAHPHRMGAWSADSKTRVATMGHDDFRSNEQSVVLEADDTLTIEHVAADGTVTVLKEKLPVLAGEVVDGTFLSVSALEAFLAEQIAAAKADDVLFSLHLKATMMKVSDPIIFGHAVKTFLPALFEKYGEELASAGISANDGLGWVLSAAEKLPDGEAIKKLVADGLASGPKLAMVDSDRGISNLHVPSDVIVDASMPAMIRIGGHMWGPEGEEADTLAVIPDSSYAGVYQTVIEDCKANGAFDPATMGSVPNVGLMAQKAEEYGSHDKTFEAPADGTIRVVDSAGNELIKHEVRTGDIWRACQTKDAPIKDWVKLAVTRAKASGAPAIFWLDEGRAHDANLIKKVNTYLAELDTDGLEIKIMAPAEATAYSLERIRKGEDTISVTGNVLRDYNTDLFPILELGTSAKMLSVVPLMAGGGLFETGAGGSAPKHVQQLVKENYLRWDSLGEFFALAASFEHLAGFADNARAQVLADTLDRATGTFLNEDKSPTRRVGGIDNRGSHYYLARYWAQELAEQTEDAELAAAFKPLAETLAGQEETIVGELNGVQGSPADIGGYYRPDDELAAKVMRPSKTLNEAIASL